Proteins encoded together in one Xiphophorus maculatus strain JP 163 A chromosome 13, X_maculatus-5.0-male, whole genome shotgun sequence window:
- the sf3b4 gene encoding splicing factor 3B subunit 4 — protein MAAGPISERNQDATVYVGGLDEKVSEPLLWELFLQAGPVVNTHMPKDRVTGQHQGYGFVEFLSEEDADYAIKIMNMIKLYGKPIRVNKASAHNKNLDVGANIFIGNLDPEIDEKLLYDTFSAFGVILQTPKIMRDPDTGNSKGYAFINFASFDASDAAIEAMNGQYLCNRPITVSYAFKKDSKGERHGSAAERLLAAQNPLSQADRPHQLFADAPPPPSAPTPVLTAMGTGIPIPGLPPPGAFPPVPPPGTMPPAMPPSMGMPPTAGGVPPGSAGGPPPGPPPFPPGNMPPGMPQMPMPPPAPPGMVPPPPAPPGSAQRAPLPPNMPPPPMGMPPRAPYPMAPPVPPGMRGPPPPMPPPGYGAAPPRPPPFGFQRAPPMPPRPPGAPPRVP, from the exons ATGGCAGCGGGACCAATTTCGGAAAGAAATCAAG ATGCGACTGTGTATGTTGGAGGCTTGGATGAGAAAGTGTCGGAGCCGTTACTGTGGGAGCTGTTCCTGCAGGCCGGTCCTGTGGtcaacacacacatgcccaaAGACCGGGTCACTGGTCAACATCAAG GTTATGGCTTTGTGGAGTTTCTTAGTGAGGAGGATGCTGATTATGCCATAAAAATCATGAATATGATAAAACTCTATGGCAAACCAATTAGGGTCAATAAGGCCTCAGCACACAACAAAAACCTGGACGTTGGTGCAAACATCTTCATCGGTAATTTGGACCCGGAGATTGATGAAAAACTTCTCTACGACACGTTCAGTGCGTTTGGTGTGATCCTCCAAACACCGAAGATCATGCGAGACCCCGACACAGGCAACTCTAAGGGTTACGCTTTCATCAATTTTGCCAGTTTTGACGCTTCGGACGCGGCTATTGAGGCCATGAACGGCCAGTACCTCTGCAACAGACCCATTACGGTGTCGTACGCATTTAAAAAGGATTCCAAAGGGGAACGCCACGGTTCGGCCGCAGAGCGACTGCTGGCTGCACAGAACCCGCTCTCCCAGGCCGACAGGCCGCACCAGCTGTTCGCAGATGCTCCGCCCCCGCCGTCTGCACCAACACCAGTCCTCACTGCGATGGGAACAGGAATTCCCATTCCAG GTCTCCCGCCTCCTGGTGCGTTTCCTCCTGTTCCCCCTCCTGGAACGATGCCCCCAGCAATGCCGCCTTCGATGGGCATGCCTCCAACAGCAGGAGGTGTTCCGCCAGGGTCTGCCGGTGGACCTCCACCTGGACCGCCACCGTTCCCTCCTGGCAACATGCCTCCAG GTATGCCTCAGATGCCCATGCcacctcctgctcctcctggcATGGTGCCTCCACCTCCTGCTCCTCCAGGATCGGCTCAGAGGGCTCCGCTGCCCCCCAACATGCCGCCACCACCAATGGGCATGCCTCCCCGGGCACCATACCCCATGG CTCCTCCTGTGCCTCCAGGTATGCGAGGGCCTCCTCCTCCCATGCCTCCGCCTGGCTACGGCGCGGCTCCTCCTCGTCCGCCTCCTTTTGGTTTTCAGAGAGCTCCTCCGATGCCACCCAGGCCCCCAGGTGCCCCTCCTCGGGTGCCTTAA